In Candidatus Neomarinimicrobiota bacterium, a genomic segment contains:
- a CDS encoding response regulator, translated as MKDHLTTIFDSITEYIALCDKDFNIIYSNKPADIVLGQGKSLVGNTCFSKFRGKDEKCADCPLEPTIQDGNVIPLESYDERFDEYFEERTYPILSEDGEIEGFVLMSRNMTKSKEIDEKYTQSKKLAALGQISSGVAHDFNNVLTGVLGRVQILKRQTNDKRILKNLSMIELAAQDGSATVKRMQDFARLRTDEKFIPIDVKEIIEEVLALTRPKWRDNAEMQGVLIEPVVEIDEQFYVLGDPSDLKGAFTNLIFNAVDAMPEGGVLTIRAEKKADKILIEFEDTGIGMTEDTIERIFDPFFSTKGVKGTGLGMSEVYGVIKRHRGAIETTSKIGKGSKIVISLPSVKKGSSAEETDEILDKHESKILIIDDEEYILDMLEELLEDQGHKITTSSSTEKGLELFKNLNFDIVITDLGMPDMSGWEVAERIKKMNRSVSVILLTGWALNLESEKIKENGVDFTLQKPFSEDDLYSMILDAKKLKDELSSETMP; from the coding sequence TTGAAGGATCATCTAACTACTATCTTCGATAGTATCACGGAATATATCGCGCTATGTGATAAAGACTTCAATATCATTTATTCCAATAAACCGGCAGATATAGTTTTGGGACAGGGTAAAAGTTTAGTCGGCAACACTTGTTTCAGCAAATTTCGCGGAAAAGACGAAAAGTGCGCTGACTGCCCTCTTGAACCAACCATTCAGGATGGAAATGTAATTCCTCTTGAAAGCTACGACGAACGGTTCGACGAATATTTTGAGGAAAGGACTTATCCAATTCTTTCTGAAGACGGCGAAATTGAGGGATTTGTACTTATGAGTCGAAATATGACTAAATCAAAAGAGATAGATGAGAAATACACTCAATCAAAAAAATTAGCCGCTCTCGGGCAAATTAGCTCCGGTGTAGCCCATGATTTTAACAACGTTCTCACAGGGGTACTCGGTAGGGTTCAGATACTTAAACGACAAACCAACGATAAGCGCATCCTGAAGAATCTCTCAATGATTGAATTGGCAGCACAGGATGGCAGTGCCACTGTCAAAAGAATGCAGGATTTTGCGCGATTACGTACCGATGAAAAATTTATTCCTATTGATGTAAAAGAAATTATTGAGGAAGTGCTTGCGTTAACCAGACCTAAATGGCGGGATAATGCGGAAATGCAGGGAGTACTTATAGAACCGGTAGTAGAAATTGATGAACAATTTTATGTATTAGGCGATCCCTCAGATCTTAAGGGCGCATTTACAAATTTGATTTTTAATGCTGTTGATGCTATGCCCGAAGGAGGAGTTCTCACAATTCGCGCGGAAAAGAAAGCCGATAAAATTTTGATTGAATTTGAAGATACAGGAATCGGCATGACCGAGGACACTATTGAACGAATTTTTGACCCCTTCTTCTCAACTAAAGGTGTTAAAGGAACCGGCCTCGGCATGAGCGAAGTATATGGGGTCATAAAACGGCACAGGGGAGCTATTGAAACAACGAGCAAAATCGGAAAGGGCTCAAAAATAGTAATTTCTCTGCCATCTGTTAAAAAAGGCTCCAGCGCGGAAGAAACGGATGAAATTCTCGATAAACATGAAAGCAAGATTCTCATTATTGATGATGAAGAGTATATTCTTGATATGTTGGAAGAACTTTTAGAAGACCAGGGCCACAAAATCACCACGAGTTCTTCGACAGAAAAGGGCTTGGAACTGTTTAAAAATTTAAATTTCGATATTGTTATAACCGATCTTGGTATGCCCGACATGAGCGGATGGGAAGTTGCCGAACGTATTAAAAAAATGAATCGCAGCGTATCGGTAATTCTTCTAACAGGATGGGCTTTGAATTTAGAATCTGAAAAGATCAAGGAGAACGGAGTTGATTTCACACTTCAAAAACCTTTTTCAGAAGACGATCTTTATTCAATGATACTTGACGCCAAAAAGCTTAAAGACGAACTGTCTTCAGAAACGATGCCTTGA
- a CDS encoding tetratricopeptide repeat protein: METINGKTLQLFIEKVSELANRRCGKTFANKMRSLRTERERLLKNNWRRIPPEALLSAEKQEIFRVIDFDTIVLNAAEYLKEKEYVEFLFDVAEVSISFSQMERAQRLLHLVVTKLKKFSTDLLLAKAHQRLGDISFYRNNWVTTLRHYTKSLDLFTKSKNNQGRAHVKSSIGSTLVRQGEIIKGEKHLKEAKAIAKASRLNELLKKINVNLGNVYSTRGMWDEAMKCYKESLSLIGRKRDDAERARLYINIAIIFKARGEFDKALEHFQKSIKLATSANDQYSKGLSYLEEAELYCRIGDLAAGTALATTAFRIFSGLGERLSVAEVYKIFGIINRENKRYDTALSYLENSKRINEDYDDSLNLGETMMEMAKLYGMKGGEIVKAKESAQTAISCFKRINADVRVSQAKELLAAYTA; this comes from the coding sequence ATGGAAACTATAAACGGAAAAACCCTTCAGCTGTTCATTGAGAAGGTCTCCGAGTTGGCTAACCGCAGATGCGGAAAGACTTTCGCCAACAAAATGAGATCGCTCAGGACAGAAAGGGAACGCCTGCTAAAGAACAATTGGCGAAGAATACCACCTGAAGCCTTGCTTTCCGCGGAAAAGCAAGAGATTTTCAGGGTAATTGATTTCGATACAATTGTTCTGAACGCTGCTGAGTACTTGAAAGAGAAGGAATACGTAGAATTTCTATTCGATGTAGCCGAAGTTTCTATCAGTTTCAGCCAGATGGAAAGAGCCCAACGGCTTTTGCATTTGGTAGTAACAAAACTGAAGAAATTCAGCACAGACCTTCTGCTTGCAAAGGCTCATCAACGTCTTGGAGATATCTCTTTCTATAGGAATAATTGGGTTACTACACTCAGACATTATACAAAGAGTCTTGATCTCTTTACGAAATCAAAAAACAATCAGGGAAGAGCGCACGTTAAAAGCTCTATTGGTTCTACCTTAGTAAGACAGGGTGAAATCATCAAAGGAGAGAAACATTTAAAAGAAGCAAAAGCGATTGCCAAAGCTTCGAGGTTGAATGAATTGCTTAAAAAGATTAATGTCAATCTCGGTAATGTTTACAGCACAAGAGGAATGTGGGATGAAGCAATGAAGTGCTATAAAGAATCTCTCTCTTTGATAGGAAGAAAACGCGACGATGCAGAACGAGCAAGATTATATATTAATATCGCTATTATATTTAAAGCTCGCGGAGAATTTGACAAGGCATTGGAGCACTTCCAGAAGAGTATAAAATTAGCGACTTCGGCAAATGATCAATATTCTAAAGGACTGTCTTATCTTGAAGAGGCGGAACTTTATTGCAGAATAGGCGATCTTGCTGCCGGTACTGCATTGGCTACAACCGCCTTCAGAATATTCTCAGGATTGGGAGAGCGTCTCAGCGTTGCCGAAGTTTATAAGATATTCGGCATAATAAATCGCGAGAACAAACGGTATGACACTGCACTATCGTACCTCGAAAATAGTAAGCGGATTAACGAGGATTATGACGATTCGCTGAACCTGGGTGAAACCATGATGGAAATGGCGAAACTCTATGGTATGAAGGGCGGAGAAATCGTCAAAGCGAAAGAAAGCGCTCAGACCGCAATCTCCTGCTTTAAGAGGATTAATGCGGATGTAAGAGTATCTCAGGCAAAGGAGTTGTTAGCAGCTTACACAGCTTGA
- a CDS encoding sigma-54-dependent Fis family transcriptional regulator — MASIFIIDDDNIIRENLKDFLELEGHDINTFSTGEDALSRLSHDTPDIMLVDLRLPGIDGLELLEKVKDRSQNIEVVIITGHADVSTAVKAIKLGARDYIKKPFDMDEISIIVQKAVSARKMDEHLAYLHKEEQTRLGFGEIIGTSVAIKKIFEFVRDVAQSPKTTVLIRGETGTGKELVARAIHNNSNRAKKPFIEVNCSAFQETLLEAELFGHEAGAFTDAKVQKKGLVELSHEGSFFLDEIGDMSVSLQSKVLKVIEEQVFRRVGGTKVISVDTRIISATSRNLEQFVADDKFRQDLYYRLNVAMIELPPLRERDEDIILLAEHFVGVFNTEFKRNIRGILPDVKELFMNYSWPGNVREIKNVMERAVLFEKGEYISSDSINIFVSSTAHSQSKDGISADFIINDFPEKGISLEDVEKSLILKALESTNRNQTKAAKLLGISRETIKYRMKKFSLT, encoded by the coding sequence ATGGCTTCTATTTTTATAATTGATGATGATAACATAATTCGAGAAAATCTTAAGGATTTTCTTGAACTTGAAGGCCATGATATCAATACGTTTTCCACCGGGGAAGATGCTTTATCCCGTTTGAGCCACGATACCCCCGATATAATGCTTGTTGACCTTCGTCTGCCCGGAATTGATGGTCTTGAGCTGCTTGAAAAAGTTAAGGACAGATCGCAAAATATCGAAGTGGTGATAATTACGGGACATGCGGATGTTTCAACTGCTGTTAAAGCAATTAAACTCGGCGCACGTGACTATATCAAAAAACCGTTTGATATGGATGAAATTTCCATAATCGTCCAAAAGGCTGTTTCTGCGAGAAAGATGGATGAACATTTGGCATATCTCCACAAGGAAGAGCAAACCAGATTAGGATTCGGCGAGATTATCGGTACCAGTGTAGCTATTAAGAAAATTTTTGAATTTGTCCGCGATGTTGCACAATCTCCTAAAACAACAGTTCTGATAAGGGGGGAGACAGGAACAGGAAAAGAGCTAGTTGCGCGTGCCATTCATAACAACAGCAATCGGGCGAAAAAGCCATTTATTGAAGTTAACTGTTCCGCATTTCAAGAGACGCTTCTTGAAGCGGAGCTCTTTGGGCATGAAGCGGGAGCATTTACAGATGCAAAAGTACAGAAAAAAGGTCTTGTAGAATTATCTCATGAAGGTTCTTTTTTCCTGGATGAAATCGGCGATATGAGTGTCAGCCTGCAATCTAAGGTGCTTAAAGTTATAGAGGAACAGGTCTTCCGAAGAGTTGGCGGAACCAAAGTAATATCTGTTGACACTCGAATTATTAGCGCTACATCCCGAAATTTAGAACAATTTGTAGCCGATGACAAATTTCGGCAGGACCTGTATTATAGACTGAATGTGGCAATGATTGAGCTTCCGCCGCTCAGAGAACGGGACGAAGATATAATATTGCTCGCTGAACATTTTGTCGGTGTTTTTAATACTGAATTCAAAAGAAATATCAGAGGTATTTTACCTGATGTGAAAGAACTGTTTATGAATTATTCCTGGCCCGGAAATGTGAGAGAAATAAAAAACGTAATGGAAAGAGCCGTCCTGTTTGAAAAAGGAGAATATATTTCCAGTGACAGCATCAATATATTTGTTTCTTCAACGGCGCATTCTCAATCTAAAGATGGCATATCAGCGGATTTCATCATCAATGACTTTCCTGAAAAGGGTATTTCCCTTGAAGATGTTGAAAAATCATTAATATTAAAGGCACTCGAATCAACCAATAGAAACCAGACAAAAGCGGCGAAATTGTTAGGTATTTCAAGGGAAACCATAAAATATCGAATGAAAAAGTTTAGCCTTACCTGA
- a CDS encoding SpoIIE family protein phosphatase, protein MNTTLDLDLLMERIRKIAMEELQAEKATIFLGDEVKQELHSAYLEDTYLNIDLAFGSGIAGTVAKEGKSIIIDDAQNDDRFYKGVDELSGFITNTILCSPMFNKEHKLIGVFQALNSKRGKFSKDDARFLEDLSIQAALAIENAWLYAEAKEKRRLEEDLDLARDIQTKLLPLSLPDTPGYEIAAINIPAQAVGGDYYDFMVVDDEGLYFALGDVSGKGISAALLMASLQASFRSQAAACAEIADLTSSLNNHIFNSTPSTKYITFFSGILQFQDGSVKYCNAGHNPPLLIKNDGSSEYLKTGGIPLGFVSDTPYGNESMRLSRGDILLLFSDGVTETFDENEVEFGESRLSQLVASNKNLDGNEIINLVLASLKEFSGEDIFLDDVTMLIIKCLA, encoded by the coding sequence ATGAATACCACACTCGATTTAGATCTGCTGATGGAGCGTATCCGAAAAATAGCTATGGAAGAATTACAGGCAGAAAAGGCCACAATATTTTTGGGAGACGAGGTCAAGCAAGAACTCCATTCCGCTTATCTTGAAGACACATATCTGAATATTGATCTCGCTTTTGGCTCCGGTATTGCCGGAACAGTAGCGAAAGAAGGGAAAAGTATAATAATCGACGACGCGCAGAACGACGATCGTTTTTATAAAGGTGTGGATGAATTATCCGGATTCATTACAAATACAATTCTTTGTTCCCCGATGTTTAATAAAGAACATAAGTTGATAGGCGTTTTCCAGGCTTTGAACAGTAAGCGCGGAAAATTTTCTAAGGACGATGCGCGTTTTTTGGAGGATCTGTCTATTCAGGCAGCGCTTGCTATAGAAAACGCATGGCTGTACGCCGAAGCAAAAGAGAAAAGAAGATTAGAAGAAGATCTTGATCTTGCCCGTGACATTCAAACAAAACTGCTTCCACTTTCACTGCCTGATACTCCAGGCTATGAAATTGCCGCTATCAACATTCCCGCCCAGGCTGTAGGCGGAGATTATTACGATTTTATGGTGGTGGATGATGAAGGTCTTTACTTTGCTTTGGGTGACGTATCCGGAAAGGGAATTTCAGCCGCCCTTCTTATGGCAAGCCTGCAAGCGAGTTTCAGGTCTCAAGCGGCGGCATGCGCTGAAATCGCTGATCTGACTTCATCACTTAATAATCATATATTTAACTCTACTCCATCCACCAAGTACATCACTTTTTTTTCGGGAATTCTCCAATTTCAGGATGGATCGGTCAAGTACTGCAATGCCGGGCATAATCCTCCATTGCTGATAAAAAACGATGGATCTTCCGAATATTTAAAGACCGGAGGAATTCCCCTGGGTTTTGTTTCGGACACCCCTTATGGGAATGAATCTATGCGGCTTTCCCGGGGTGATATTCTTTTGCTTTTCTCAGACGGAGTTACGGAGACATTCGATGAAAATGAAGTGGAATTTGGAGAGTCAAGATTATCGCAGCTGGTAGCGAGTAACAAAAATCTTGACGGCAATGAAATTATCAATCTTGTATTAGCAAGTCTTAAGGAATTTTCCGGTGAAGATATATTCCTTGATGATGTTACAATGTTAATCATAAAATGCCTCGCTTGA
- a CDS encoding Dabb family protein — MFKHIVMWELKDSAAGNNSIENAVLIKSSLEKLPELIPQILKYEIGINISDSPASNDLLLYSEFKSKEDFEIYRDHTEHKKVVDLIRERTAKTHVVDYADSK; from the coding sequence ATGTTTAAGCATATCGTTATGTGGGAATTAAAAGATTCGGCAGCCGGAAACAACAGCATCGAAAATGCAGTGCTAATTAAATCTTCTCTTGAAAAATTACCGGAGTTGATTCCTCAGATCTTAAAATATGAAATCGGCATTAACATTAGTGATTCCCCGGCTTCGAATGACCTTCTACTTTATTCCGAGTTTAAGAGTAAAGAAGATTTTGAAATTTACCGCGATCATACCGAGCACAAAAAAGTAGTCGATCTTATTCGTGAACGAACAGCCAAAACGCATGTAGTGGACTATGCCGATTCTAAATAA
- a CDS encoding nitroreductase family protein, with amino-acid sequence MMLSRLQYSRFSNDEMSKRSSIYLNSLNSRRSVRDFSNDPIAEEIIINIVSSAAAAPSGANKEPWTFAIVKDPELKKKIRTAAEKEEKENYDHRFPDEWLNDLNQFETDWHKEFLEDAPYLIVVFRQVYGIDDDKRTKNYYVNESVGIATGFLLTAVHNAGLVALTHTPSPMGFLEKILNRPENERAFLLIPVGFPAEDAKVPVLKKKQFEDYAVIY; translated from the coding sequence ATGATGTTAAGTAGATTACAATATAGCCGATTTTCGAATGATGAAATGTCAAAGCGGTCTTCTATTTATTTGAATTCATTGAATAGCCGTAGAAGTGTTAGAGATTTCTCAAACGATCCTATTGCTGAAGAAATTATTATAAACATTGTATCATCAGCCGCTGCGGCTCCCTCCGGAGCCAATAAAGAGCCATGGACTTTCGCTATAGTTAAAGACCCTGAACTAAAGAAAAAAATCCGGACAGCCGCAGAAAAAGAAGAAAAAGAGAATTATGATCACCGCTTCCCTGATGAATGGCTAAATGATCTTAATCAGTTCGAAACCGACTGGCACAAAGAATTTCTGGAGGATGCCCCATACTTAATAGTAGTATTCAGGCAGGTATATGGAATTGATGATGATAAGCGCACTAAGAATTATTATGTCAACGAGTCAGTTGGAATAGCAACCGGTTTTTTATTAACCGCCGTTCACAATGCCGGTTTGGTTGCTCTGACACATACACCGAGCCCTATGGGATTCCTTGAAAAAATATTAAACAGGCCGGAAAACGAACGGGCGTTTTTGCTTATACCTGTTGGTTTTCCCGCTGAGGATGCGAAAGTGCCTGTCCTTAAGAAAAAACAATTTGAGGATTATGCCGTAATCTATTAA
- the eno gene encoding phosphopyruvate hydratase — protein sequence MSLIKEIKAIEVLDSRGNPTVSVDVILEDDSVGNAIVPSGASTGEHEALELRDNDISRYLGKGVLSAVENVNSAIAREVIGMEATEQEDIDNRMIELDGTENKNVLGANSILGVSMAVSKAAAISLNLPLYEYLGEGDEYILPVPMMNILNGGQHADNNVDIQEFMIFPAGAESFSEALRMGVETFHHLKKELSSRGLATAVGDEGGFAPNLSSNEEAIEIILEAAEKSGHTVGEKLFLAIDAAASTFYNAEENNYFLESDDKKLETEEIIDYYDDLLSKYPILSIEDGLNENDWEGWKLMNEKLGDKVQLVGDDLLVTNSTFLQKAIDEKSCNSILIKLNQIGTLTETLQTIELAKSNGFSYIISHRSGETEDTTIADLAVATGSGQIKTGSASRSDRVSKYNRLLRIENELGNAAKFIGLSGIIRSN from the coding sequence ATGAGTTTGATAAAAGAAATAAAAGCGATTGAGGTATTGGATTCGCGCGGAAACCCAACGGTATCCGTTGACGTAATCTTAGAAGATGACTCAGTCGGGAATGCAATTGTACCCTCAGGAGCATCAACAGGAGAGCATGAGGCTCTCGAATTGAGAGATAATGATATTTCACGCTATCTCGGAAAGGGAGTTCTTTCTGCCGTTGAAAACGTAAACAGCGCTATCGCCCGGGAAGTAATTGGAATGGAAGCGACGGAGCAGGAAGATATTGACAATCGGATGATTGAATTGGACGGAACAGAAAACAAGAACGTTCTTGGGGCGAACAGCATATTAGGCGTTTCAATGGCAGTGAGCAAGGCAGCGGCGATTTCTTTAAATCTTCCACTCTATGAGTATCTTGGAGAGGGTGATGAATATATTCTGCCGGTTCCGATGATGAATATACTCAACGGCGGTCAGCACGCCGACAATAATGTTGATATACAGGAGTTTATGATTTTTCCGGCGGGAGCGGAATCATTTTCAGAAGCGCTTCGAATGGGCGTGGAAACATTCCACCATTTGAAGAAAGAACTTTCATCACGAGGACTTGCTACGGCAGTTGGCGATGAAGGAGGGTTTGCACCGAATTTATCTTCTAATGAGGAAGCAATTGAGATTATTTTAGAAGCAGCGGAAAAATCGGGACACACTGTCGGCGAGAAGTTATTTTTAGCGATTGATGCCGCTGCATCCACATTTTACAACGCGGAAGAAAATAATTATTTTCTTGAATCCGATGATAAGAAATTAGAAACCGAAGAGATCATTGATTATTACGATGATCTGTTGAGCAAATATCCGATACTTTCAATAGAGGACGGTCTTAACGAAAATGATTGGGAAGGCTGGAAACTTATGAATGAAAAACTCGGTGATAAGGTTCAACTGGTAGGCGATGATCTCCTTGTTACAAATTCTACTTTCTTGCAAAAGGCGATTGATGAAAAGTCCTGTAACTCAATACTTATAAAACTAAATCAGATCGGGACACTAACAGAAACTTTACAAACTATTGAATTAGCCAAGTCGAATGGATTTAGTTACATTATATCACATCGCTCCGGCGAAACGGAGGATACGACGATAGCTGATTTGGCGGTAGCTACAGGTTCGGGGCAAATAAAAACAGGTTCGGCTTCCCGTTCCGACAGGGTTTCGAAATATAACAGACTCCTGCGAATAGAAAATGAATTAGGAAATGCCGCAAAATTTATCGGACTTAGCGGGATTATCAGGAGCAACTAA
- a CDS encoding septum formation initiator family protein, translated as MAVAAGISIAFLFNDRGLISWYRYTQEKNRIEAELDSLKEEGVRLREEIEKLKFVPEYMEKLAREKYGMAKKGEKVYKVVPEGDNITKE; from the coding sequence GTGGCAGTTGCGGCGGGGATTTCAATTGCATTCCTGTTTAATGACAGGGGCCTGATTTCATGGTATAGATATACTCAAGAGAAAAATAGAATTGAGGCGGAGCTTGATTCTTTGAAAGAAGAAGGAGTAAGGCTTAGAGAAGAGATAGAAAAGCTTAAGTTTGTTCCCGAGTATATGGAAAAACTCGCACGTGAAAAATATGGGATGGCGAAAAAGGGTGAAAAGGTTTATAAAGTCGTTCCGGAGGGAGATAATATTACGAAGGAGTAA